In Bombina bombina isolate aBomBom1 chromosome 6, aBomBom1.pri, whole genome shotgun sequence, a single genomic region encodes these proteins:
- the LOC128662257 gene encoding dual specificity mitogen-activated protein kinase kinase 7 isoform X1, whose protein sequence is MAASSLEQKLSRLEAKLKQENREARRRIELEISPQRPRPIILITLSPTPAPSQRAALQLPLANDGHHRSDANTHHHPPPPPVRPRQMLNLPQPSYLTQRSLESIEIDQKLQEIIKQTGYLVIDGQRYQADINDLENLGEIGSGTCGQVWKMRFKKTGHIIAVKQMRRSGNKEENKRILMDLDVVLKSHDCPYIVQCYGTFITNVSSCPNYLPPLLFP, encoded by the exons ATGGCGGCGTCCTCCTTAGAACAGAAACTCTCCCGTTTAGAAGCGAAATTGAAGCAGGAGAACAGGGAAGCCCGGAGGAGGATTGAGCTAGAGATAAGCCCGCAGCGGCCAAGGCCCA TTATTCTCATCACTCTAAGTCCCACGCCCGCTCCATCCCAGCGAGCAG CTTTACAACTCCCTCTTGCAAATGATGGCCATCATCGCTCAGATGCAAATACACACCACCATCCGCCGCCACCACCAGTCAGACCTAGGCAGATGCTCAACCTACCCCAGCCCTCCTACTTAACTCAGCGTAGCCTTGAAAG CATTGAAATTGATCAGAAACTCCAAGAAATTATCAAACAGACAGGTTATCTTGTTATTGATGGGCAG CGTTACCAAGCAGACATTAATGATCTTGAGAACTTGGGTGAAATTGGTAGTGGAACATGCGGCCAAGTGTGGAAGATGAGATTTAAGAAGACTGGGCATATTATTGCTGTGAAG CAAATGCGACGCTCTGGTAACAAGGAAGAGAACAAACGGATATTGATGGATTTGGATGTAGTATTGAAGAGCCATGATTGTCCGTACATAGTGCAGTGCTATGGAACCTTCATCACTAATGTAAGCTCATGCCCTAATTATTTACCACCACTCTTATTTCCTTAA
- the LOC128662257 gene encoding dual specificity mitogen-activated protein kinase kinase 7 isoform X2 → MAASSLEQKLSRLEAKLKQENREARRRIELEISPQRPRPTLQLPLANDGHHRSDANTHHHPPPPPVRPRQMLNLPQPSYLTQRSLESIEIDQKLQEIIKQTGYLVIDGQRYQADINDLENLGEIGSGTCGQVWKMRFKKTGHIIAVKQMRRSGNKEENKRILMDLDVVLKSHDCPYIVQCYGTFITNVSSCPNYLPPLLFP, encoded by the exons ATGGCGGCGTCCTCCTTAGAACAGAAACTCTCCCGTTTAGAAGCGAAATTGAAGCAGGAGAACAGGGAAGCCCGGAGGAGGATTGAGCTAGAGATAAGCCCGCAGCGGCCAAGGCCCA CTTTACAACTCCCTCTTGCAAATGATGGCCATCATCGCTCAGATGCAAATACACACCACCATCCGCCGCCACCACCAGTCAGACCTAGGCAGATGCTCAACCTACCCCAGCCCTCCTACTTAACTCAGCGTAGCCTTGAAAG CATTGAAATTGATCAGAAACTCCAAGAAATTATCAAACAGACAGGTTATCTTGTTATTGATGGGCAG CGTTACCAAGCAGACATTAATGATCTTGAGAACTTGGGTGAAATTGGTAGTGGAACATGCGGCCAAGTGTGGAAGATGAGATTTAAGAAGACTGGGCATATTATTGCTGTGAAG CAAATGCGACGCTCTGGTAACAAGGAAGAGAACAAACGGATATTGATGGATTTGGATGTAGTATTGAAGAGCCATGATTGTCCGTACATAGTGCAGTGCTATGGAACCTTCATCACTAATGTAAGCTCATGCCCTAATTATTTACCACCACTCTTATTTCCTTAA